GCCAAGCTTTTTAATCTCCCAGAATTTCGGCAACTCCATATAGAAACACTATAATAAAACATACAGCAAATTAATAACTGTCAGCGAACATGAAATGCTTGTCTTGCTTGTGTGAGCAGTTCCAGTGAGAAGTCCTTTTACCTGCCACCCCactgattaattaatttcacaCTGTTTAATTAAATCCACAGTCTGGGGAGTCTGGGCAGCACCATGGGGAGCCCTATCTGAGCCTTGTGTGTACAGAGATTACTAAAGAAGGTCTCAGACACCCGCTCTCTCGCTGATGTTGACACTGACGTCACCCTTCTCAAGATACCAGAGCATGATTGTGTCAGTGTCATCTGGCGGTTATGAGCTTTTACTGCTAGGGACATGATAGCACTGCACTATTTGTTGATTATCTGCTGGCATTTACAGAGAGTGGAGCGTTTGACAGCATTTGACACAAATTAGTGTTTGACAGAGCGTCTGATGAagtgtgctgctgcagcatgtAAACCTTCGATTTCCAGTTAACTGTACGAATAGAAATGAAAGCCATCCAAAGTGCCATAAAAATGcaatatgaaatttaaaaaagtctaaaaaacataaaatatgaagaaaaaggagaatCCAAGAGTACAGATTTcaaaatatgtacatacatatacataaacacataaaatacatggACCATGTTGTTCTACTGTAGATCAAAAACAGTACAAATTGGCTTGAGCGTAAATGAGCATATTGAACTCCCGTATCCTGTGCCACACTGTTGTATCCAACAGTCAAAGCGTCggagacacagagacactttCTCTCTTATGTCAGAACAGCGAGAGGTGCACGGGTGTGTGGCACAGCAGGCAATATGACTGTGTGGGCTGGAAAGCACACATGTTACTTTCTCTGTTCTCTTGAAACATATTTTTGGCACCTCtaatcacaaacacacttttgagTCAGATGGCTCAAATTTGTCTTTACAGTAAGATGACATTTAAATGATGTATAAATATACAATTTTGAGGACTACGATGTATCTACACACTAAAATTTGAAAGGATTACATTGATTCTTGCTAATCCGTCATAATAACAAACCTAAACCTGACTAACTTTCGTTTGCTCAATCTAGTGTTTATGTGACAAGGAAAGCAAGGATAATCAATTGGGTACATAAAGATGGCAGCCTGCTGgtttgatgtgatgtgatgtgatgtggaACCAGCATTTCCTTGTACTTTCTATTTGATGTGCCAAGAGCCATTAGAGCGACAGACACTTTGTACAGTTGCACTGATATGAAAAAGTCATGACATAAAACAAAGTGGGCATTTTCATatacatggtttcatttcaaattacaTAGTTGAACTGTATGTTTATCAGATTccttaattgaaaaataaagtaaGGAGTGTCAAAAAAGTAGGGCTTCAATTATCTAAATAAGGCATTTTCCAAATGTGATATAATGTAAAGTAATATAAGATGAAAGTTTAATTTGAGCAAAATACACTGGAACATTGAATTAGcttatatcatatcatcatatcatatcataaagCCATGTCCTTATTACATATCTCTTCTATATAAGCATCACAAACTTTCACACGCTATTCAAACAAACTACTGAATCTTTACAAACAGCTGAGAGTCATGCTCTTTACTTAGAAAACTTTTAATAGACATTCCAGCACACAGCATCAAGACAGTTTTGCAGACTAATACAGCATTAGCTGGAAGAACAGCACTCTATTTGTGCTTGCCTTGTCCTGTGACAGGAAGACCTATCAGGTGCTCATCTctaccccccctcccccttccctctctcctcctgacCTCATTCTGTCATCTTCGTTTTTCTTCTTCCCCACTCTCAGGTCTTTTATAAAGTGTCTCCATGCATTACACATTTAACAATGCATTAAAAATAGGCCACCATCAATCAGTCATTCAGTGGCAGAGACAGAATCTACTTGTGGCACcaatttgatatgtttctcaaGGTTCAAGAATGAAAGGAACGCTATAAACTCTTAGGCTCCTGTGTATGGGAAACTTAACAgagatgaaaacacacatttatgtgcTAATAATACACAGTACCCCATAAAACCCACCGTAATCATTTTGAATTCCCATTTGCTTGATTTCCTACGGCACAGTGTCTTTCCAGAATCCAGAAACAGaatcaaaataatatatatgcAGGCAGTAAGCCGTGACAAGATTTCTGTTGATGGGTGCCAGGTTAACATCGTGCCCAAAACAGTGATTTGAGAACTGTGATGCATGATACAGGATAGGTACTAGGTAAAATCTGATGTAATGGTTGGGAGTGAGTCAAGCCCAGGGGGCAAATAGTCTGAACAGTCTGACTCCAGGTTGCTCATGCCAAAGCAGATGTTCAACTGACGACAGCAGTACAAAAGACAATGTGGCATGTTATTCACAAGGTATTTTATAATATTAGGATGACATGTCAAGGTTGCTGAGCTACCGATAGAGCAGCTTTGGTAGCTGCTTTGATagccatatatatatttaatagaGAAACATTAAAGAACTTACAAAGTATTTTCACAGTTCCATATGGGTTTGTTAACACAGTAAGGTGTTCTCCTGCTCAGGTAGAGGTGTGGAAGTCTGCTTGTGACCTTTGATGTTGCAGCTCTGCTCTGAGGCTTGATCCTGCATTCTGGACTTCAAAACAGACTGCACCTCGTCATGGGTAACAGCTTGAACAGGTAGACGCCAACTGCACAGACATGCCTGaaggaccacacacacaaagacatttgGTCAGAGGACAACACACATTTACCGTCAGTATGTAGTCATgcagttttgtctatttgtatgTCTTTGAATAATGATCTACAGTAACAGCCTTGTTGCTTTAACACAGAACTGCTAATTCAGAGAGGACATAAGAGAAAGcagttctgttttatttctgtgtgtagaGACATTTGTTGAACGCAATCTTAAGTTTGGGTTgtcttttaattaaataaaagggATATATTGAAAGGAAAAAGACAtatacataaaatgtaaaaaatagaTGTGATATAAAAACCATTACTGCCGAGGAAGAGTAGTTCTTCATGCACTGTGGTGTGCAAAAACGCAATGACagccaaaacaaatcaaagtatGTTTTAGATATGCCTTTCTGAGCTAGTAATACAATAAaggctttaaaaaaattctTTTGAAAATTGCCTTGAAGCtatgttttcttcttcctcataACACATCACTCTGATTCAGTGATGAACTGTCTGGTAGATTGCcaagtgtctgtttttttcccccgaCAATGTTTTTCCAGACCATTTTCACTTATTATCCCCTCAGGTCATTGCGTGCCCCAGTCTGGCCATTTTACAAACATACTCTGCCCTTGATGACACATTTAATAGCTCATCCAATATGGATCACAATGTTATCAACCCCACCAAATTTGTCTACAATTGAGTAGTGCTCTAcatatggaaaaacaaaaagtgcaTGACAGTATGTCTTACCTTGAAAcatcttttaaattttttgctgACTATGTACAATGCAATAGGGTTGATGCATGAGTTGAGTGATGCCGTATTAATGCCAAAATAGTCCAGGACAAGAAAGACACTGAAAAAGGAGGATAAACACTAGGTATTAATCAGACAAAAGAGCACAGACCaagtaatgaaaaatgaaaaaaaaaaaaggtactgaATTCTTCATGCTCACCTCAGTAGCTGACACCTATTAGGATCTTTCTCATCATATATGGTTAATTTCAAGATTCTGCTTAGGTATAGAGGCAACCAACAAAGTGCAAACACGATCACCAGGCAGAAGACAGTTTTTGCGACTTCTCGTctcttaaaaagaaaagataagatCAATGTTAGAGTTGATGTTACACCAGAATATGAGAAATGTGCAAAGAAAGTTGCACAACGTGCTTCAAATTGTTAACTAACAACCTGCTTGGTGTGGTCGCTTAATGTATTCTCAGTATTCCTCAGCATTTTCCTGGTCATGAGCGTGTAGAAGACGGCAGTCCAAGCCAGTGGCATGCAAAAGTAGAAACCAAAGAGCCACCAGTCCTTTACTGATTTATAAAACTGTTGATTAAACATGACAGAGGCCCACAGTCAGTCGGTGCTGCAGAAGACATGATGTTCGGTAGTTGCTAAGTTACACCATGCATAAAGCAATATTTGAGACACACATGTATAGGTTTACGAGGACATATATAAGAATGTGTGTGGCATCTGTTGGATGAAGATAGGAGAAATAATATTAAAGCCATCATTTGTTTCAAGTCCTATCAGCGCTTATAAATATCACTGGTATGTTGgatatgaaaagaaaatcaaatcaaacacatgttgatctgtttgttttatcctgTTGCATTGGCTGGAGATTATTACATTACCTGCATGATCTGTGTGGTTTGCATGGGATGAAGCAGACATATTCTCAGATGCATGTCTTTATAGTCCATTGTTATCATATCAAAGCCGACAACTTCAGGCACAGCCAGCAGGATAGAAATAACCCATATCAGAGTTATTTCGATTGCTGTCCACAGTGAAACCCCGATGCCTTTGATTCGATTCCAGGATACTACAGCTCGGTATCTGCTAAATCAATGGGAAACTGTTATGGCTTGGGGGACTTTTTGTCTGTAACaatgatacatttttcagttaaaGAAAAATTTCAAGGGCTAATGCTAAACAACTCTGTCTGCTTGATGAAATACAGATAGTAGCCAGCATATACTATTTTCTTGTAGGGCACAGGACAGTGCTGC
This Siniperca chuatsi isolate FFG_IHB_CAS linkage group LG12, ASM2008510v1, whole genome shotgun sequence DNA region includes the following protein-coding sequences:
- the LOC122885785 gene encoding endothelin receptor type B-like, giving the protein MRKSSTMWTVALVLCLGNILIRGEASDQHSGSFPVIELSETASPGLLILEKQKSNSSIHPPRVAGPQTPQPPMCLESAGIRDAFKYVNTIVSLVVFVVGIVGNSALLKIIYVNKCMRSGPNILIASLALGDLIHIVIDIPINAYRLMAEDWPFGLVLCKLVPFIQKTTVGITVLSLCALSVDRYRAVVSWNRIKGIGVSLWTAIEITLIWVISILLAVPEVVGFDMITMDYKDMHLRICLLHPMQTTQIMQFYKSVKDWWLFGFYFCMPLAWTAVFYTLMTRKMLRNTENTLSDHTKQRREVAKTVFCLVIVFALCWLPLYLSRILKLTIYDEKDPNRCQLLSVFLVLDYFGINTASLNSCINPIALYIVSKKFKRCFKACLCSWRLPVQAVTHDEVQSVLKSRMQDQASEQSCNIKGHKQTSTPLPEQENTLLC